A genomic window from Glycine max cultivar Williams 82 chromosome 17, Glycine_max_v4.0, whole genome shotgun sequence includes:
- the LOC100775941 gene encoding uncharacterized protein produces MALSYFVSGLIPSIRREVQVMQPATISQVVAYARLHEEKQNDARKTFRPSTGAAPSSYQQPTLTPSSTTPLLPTPTRTNSSTIPFKHLTSEELAMHREKGLCFQCDEKYSRGHKCSSSLFLLIMEDNDEVPEPHDQQLALSEIVSEPLPAQLSFNALSRHVVPKTLRMQGYIHGQPVSILIDGGSTQKFVHHRVVMSVGLTTTVTSPLRVTVGNGDELQCQQTCPNVEVIIQRHPFVIDFHVLPICGADLVLGVQWLKMLGPVLTDYTTLTMKFMAAGHLVELRGEHEQALESISSSQLRRIIHTNGTSMMFHIQLEPCKPPQPEITPILTILRGCNTGKRETIPVPPLPEEGDRRPDQFNFDKGFIRPSASPFSSPVLLVKKKDRSWRFCIDYRALNAITVRDRFPIPTIDELLDKLGGARWFSKLDLMQGYHQILMKEEDVCKTAFRTHQGHYEFIIVFFDGVLVYSKTMADHLGHLESAFKLLLSGKFSLKCTKCTFAQSQLEYLGHVVFGNGVEPVPEKLHAIQEWPLPQSVKALRSFLGLVGFYRRFIKGYAKIAAPLSQLLCKGQFQWSEAATKAFTTLKKAVSTAPVLALPNFDIPFVVETDASGTGVGAVLSQNEHPIAFFSKEFCPKLRGSSTYIRELAAITMAVKTWRHYLLGHPFVILTDH; encoded by the exons ATGGCTTTAAGCTATTTCGTATCGGGCTTGATACCCTCAATTCGCCGAGAAGTTCAAGTCATGCAACCAGCCACCATTAGTCAAGTTGTGGCCTATGCTAGGTTACATGAGGAGAAGCAAAATGATGCGCGGAAGACGTTTCGGCCTTCAACAGGAGCAGCCCCAAGCTCCTATCAACAACCAACACTTACACCTTCATCCACTACTCCTTTATTACCTACACCGACGCGGACGAACTCATCCACAATTCCTTTTAAACACCTCACGTCGGAGGAACTAGCTATGCATAGAGAAAAGGGGCTATGCTTCCAATGTGATGAAAAATATTCACGAGGTCATAAGTGTTCTTCCTCGTTATTTTTGCTGATTATGGAAGATAATGATGAGGTGCCGGAACCACACGATCAACAGCTGGCTCTGTCGGAAATTGTATCGGAACCACTGCCTGCGCAGTTGAGCTTTAATGCGTTATCCAGACACGTGGTTCCGAAAACACTACGTATGCAAGGGTATATCCACGGACAACCAGTGAGCATATTGATAGATGGTGGTAGCACGCAGAAATTCGTGCATCACAGGGTGGTGATGTCGGTAGGCTTAACGACGACTGTGACTTCACCGTTAAGGGTCACGGTTGGCAACGGCGATGAACTTCAGTGCCAACAAACGTGTCCCAATGTCGAGGTAATTATTCAGCGACACCCCTTTGTCATTGATTTCCATGTTTTACCTATCTGTGGTGCTGATCTAGTCCTGGGAGTACAATGGTTGAAAATGCTGGGACCAGTGTTGACGGATTATACCACGCTCACGATGAAATTCATGGCCGCCGGCCACCTTGTGGAACTACGTGGTGAACACGAGCAGGCCCTAGAATCTATCTCTTCCTCTCAGCTTCGACGCATAATACATACCAATGGAACAAGTATGATGTTTCATATTCAATTGGAACCATGTAAACCCCCACAACCTGAGATTACCCCGATACTCACGATATTGAGGGGCTG CAACACCGGTAAACGTGAAACCATACCGGTACCCCCATTACCAGAAGAAGGAGATAGAAGACCAGATCAGTTCAATTTTGACAAAGGATTCATACGACCCAGCGCTAGTCCCTTTTCATCACCTGTGTTATTGGTGAAGAAGAAGGACAGGTCATGGCGGTTTTGCATCGATTATAGAGCTCTCAATGCCATAACAGTTCGCGATAGGTTTCCTATACCAACTATTGATGAGTTGCTAGACAAACTCGGCGGGGCACGGTGGTTTTCCAAGCTAGACTTGATGCAAGGATACCACCAAATTCTTATGAAAGAAGAGGATGTCTGCAAAACCGCATTCAGAACACATCAAGGGCATTACGA GTTCATCATTGTCTTCTTCGATGGTGTGTTGGTATATAGCAAAACAATGGCAGATCATTTGGGTCATCTCGAAAGCGCGTTCAAACTCTTGCTTTCAGGAAAGTTCTCTCTGAAATGTACCAAATGCACTTTTGCCCAGTCCCAATTAGAGTACCTGGGGCATGTCGTTTTCGGCAATGGAGTTGAACCGGTGCCGGAAAAGTTACATGCTATTCAGGAGTGGCCTCTTCCTCAATCAGTAAAAGCATTGAGAAGCTTTCTCGGGTTGGTAGGCTTTTATAGACGATTTATTAAAGGGTATGCTAAGATTGCGGCACCTCTCTCCCAGTTGTTGTGTAAGGGCCAGTTTCAGTGGTCAGAGGCAGCCACAAAAGCTTTCACCACTTTGAAGAAGGCGGTGTCAACGGCCCCCGTATTAGCACTGCCTAACTTTGATATACCTTTTGTGGTGGAGACAGATGCATCGGGCACCGGCGTCGGAGCAGTCCTCTCACAGAATGAACATCCTATAGCATTCTTCAGTAAGGAATTTTGCCCAAAGCTTCGAGGCTCCTCCACCTACATCCGAGAACTTGCAGCCATCACCATGGCCGTTAAGACGTGGCGCCATTATTTGTTAGGTCACCCTTTCGTGATCCTCACTGATCACTAG